One stretch of Maylandia zebra isolate NMK-2024a linkage group LG13, Mzebra_GT3a, whole genome shotgun sequence DNA includes these proteins:
- the LOC105940915 gene encoding N-acetyllactosaminide beta-1,3-N-acetylglucosaminyltransferase 3-like, with protein MIRAGHIGIVMLLGSLLSIVFFLQYYSDTEMFRSPKLVKMYNNSYKYSFPKCEQNMAAARISGFDGFPDILKDFLYYRHCRYFPMILDLPDKCGGIEEPEDIFLLLVIKSSPMHYERREVLRKTWAQERSYKGLRIRRIFILGTMGNDFEKERLNKLLKTEHQEHNDILQWDFRDTFFNLTLKQVLFLKWMKRNCQQVNFLLNGDDDVFANTDNIVDYLHGRRENNGSQHLFTGFLIKNGFPVRWDRSKYFVPSQVYEKNVYPNYCGGGGFLLSSFTALMIHSYSNAIPLFPIDDVYMGMCLEKAKLAPAPHIGIKTFGWYIPSKKIDQYDPCYFKDYLLVHQFFPNNMYLMWHQINDPNLKCGVTNSTRTIQT; from the exons ATGATCAG GGCCGGCCACATCGGAATTGTTATGCTCTTAGGATCACTTCTctctattgttttttttcttcaatattATAGCGACACTGAAATGTTCCGCTCACCAAAACTTGTAAAAATGTATAACAATTCCTATAAATACTCATTCccaaaatgtgaacaaaacATGGCTGCTGCCAGAATCTCAGGCTTCGATGGTTTCCCTGATATACTTAAAGACTTTCTTTACTATCGTCACTGTCGCTATTTTCCCATGATTCTGGACCTTCCTGACAAATGCGGAGGCATCGAAGAACCTGAAGACATCTTCCTTCTGCTTGTAATTAAAAGCTCCCCCATGCATTATGAACGACGTGAAGTGCTGCGAAAAACCTGGGCTCAAGAGAGGTCATACAAAGGTTTGCGGATTCGAAGGATTTTCATCCTTGGAACAATGGGTAATGACTTTGAGAAAGAGCGATTGAACAAACTCCTCAAAACAGAGCACCAGGAACACAATGACATCCTCCAATGGGACTTTCGAGATACAttttttaatctcactttaaagCAGGTTCTATTCCTCAAATGGATGAAAAGGAACTGTCAACAAGTTAATTTTTTGCTAAATGGTGATGATGACGTTTTTGCCAATACGGACAATATTGTGGACTACCTCCATGGTCGCCGTGAAAATAATGGAAGCCAGCATCTGTTTACTGGTTTTCTGATAAAGAATGGATTTCCTGTAAGATGGGACAGGAGCAAGTATTTTGTTCCATCTCAAgtatatgaaaaaaatgtttacccCAACTATTGTGGTGGTGGGGGCTTTCTTTTGTCCAGCTTTACAGCTTTAATGATACATAGCTATTCCAATGCCATTCCACTTTTTCCTATTGATGACGTTTATATGGGAATGTGCCTGGAAAAAGCAAAACTGGCACCAGCACCTCATATCGGTATAAAGACATTCGGATGGTACATTCCCTCCAAAAAAATAGATCAATATGATCCTTGCTATTTTAAAGATTACCTCTTGGTACACCAATTCTTTCCTAATAATATGTACCTTATGTGGCATCAAATAAATGACCCTAATCTGAAATGTGGTGTCACAAATTCGACTAGGACGATCCAAACTTAA